TCATTGGTTATGGTTACGCGGAAGGATGGGGTCTATCGTGGACTTCCACCAACTGAACACGTTCGCTCATGTCGCCCGAAGACTCAATTTTACGCGTGCGGCCGAAGACTTAAACATGAGCCAACCGGCCGTTTCACGACAGATTGAAGCACTGGAAAGGACTATAGGGTTACCACTTTTCCATCGAATCGGTCGAAGCATATCCTTGACCGACGCAGGATACGTCTTGTACAAACGGTGCGAACAAATCCTCGAACTGGTGGAGAGTACGCAGGCCGCGATGGATACGCTGAAAAGTCTGGATTCGGGTTCGCTGCACGTAGGCTGTAGTTCGACCGTTGGGGACTATGTGTTGCCGAGTGCCATTTTAGAGTTCACTCAAATCCATCCCGGACTTCAGGTCCAGGTGGGTATTGCGGCCACGCAAGAGGTCCTGCGGCAGGTGGAAGAAGGGAATGTGGACCTCGCTATTCTTGCCGGACCTGTAGAATCCAAGGTTCTTTATGTAGAACCGTTTCTGCAGGATGAACTGGTTCTCGTGATGAGCAGGAACCAT
The Alicyclobacillus curvatus genome window above contains:
- a CDS encoding LysR family transcriptional regulator produces the protein MDFHQLNTFAHVARRLNFTRAAEDLNMSQPAVSRQIEALERTIGLPLFHRIGRSISLTDAGYVLYKRCEQILELVESTQAAMDTLKSLDSGSLHVGCSSTVGDYVLPSAILEFTQIHPGLQVQVGIAATQEVLRQVEEGNVDLAILAGPVESKVLYVEPFLQDELVLVMSRNHPLTREQDLSFESIRRYPMLLRREGSHTRATTLQHFEQLGWIASHIVEFDTTEAIKQAILGGLGVAFLSKYAIRTQWQCSLFQVVDSTPFLIPRSFYIASNKDRQLSPAGLAFKTFLRKNIFDLKLSNLNSYA